The bacterium genome window below encodes:
- a CDS encoding amidohydrolase family protein: MQKAIDCWINVDMGDQADVDYLKRVKEDYLKGGDDFFRSFEPGELIPEMDRLGIERAIVTLNVAKPSERVLRFVEKAPERFSLGLSVDPGQMPIMKGLWEMEALARNHPTVCAKVVPFSSDVPPSDERYYPLYTKCVELDLPLTINTGLPGPPVAGECQNPIHLDRVCVRFPELKICMAHGADPWWGIATRLMIKYRNLHLMTSAYSPKHFPPELIHFMNTRGKDKVLFASDHPALDWERCVNEARALDLREGVLEKFMYGNANRFFWGERNPRYGELAPVA, encoded by the coding sequence ATGCAGAAGGCGATCGACTGCTGGATCAACGTCGACATGGGCGACCAGGCCGACGTCGACTACCTGAAGCGGGTCAAAGAGGACTACCTCAAGGGCGGAGACGACTTCTTCCGGAGCTTCGAGCCGGGCGAGCTGATCCCCGAGATGGATCGGCTCGGGATCGAGCGGGCGATCGTGACGCTGAACGTGGCGAAGCCGTCCGAGCGCGTCCTGCGCTTCGTCGAGAAGGCGCCGGAGCGTTTCTCGCTCGGACTCTCGGTCGACCCCGGTCAGATGCCGATCATGAAGGGGCTCTGGGAGATGGAGGCCCTGGCCCGCAACCACCCGACGGTCTGCGCGAAGGTCGTGCCCTTCTCCTCCGACGTCCCGCCCTCCGACGAGCGCTACTACCCGCTCTACACGAAATGCGTGGAGCTCGATCTGCCGCTCACGATCAACACCGGGCTCCCCGGTCCCCCGGTCGCCGGCGAGTGCCAGAACCCGATCCACCTCGACCGGGTCTGTGTCCGCTTCCCGGAGCTCAAGATCTGCATGGCCCACGGCGCCGATCCCTGGTGGGGGATCGCGACGCGGCTCATGATCAAGTACCGGAACCTCCACCTGATGACGTCGGCGTACTCGCCGAAGCATTTCCCGCCCGAACTCATCCACTTCATGAACACGCGCGGCAAGGACAAGGTCCTCTTCGCCTCCGACCACCCGGCCCTCGACTGGGAGCGATGCGTGAACGAGGCGCGGGCGCTCGACCTGCGCGAGGGCGTGCTCGAGAAGTTCATGTACGGGAACGCGAATCGCTTCTTCTGGGGCGAGCGCAACCCGCGCTACGGGGAGCTCGCGCCGGTCGCATGA
- a CDS encoding mechanosensitive ion channel: protein MNEQFSEIQTLLVDMLNGVAASAIEFLPKAVGAFAVFMLGWLIAKLVRAVLVRSIQVSLDALLERSGLMEALERASISAQPSQIVGGLAYWLILILFVMGAAEIVGLHAVTSAITRILGYIPSVISAALVLAAGVFLARFIGNVVTSAASAAGLSYAKGLGAVAQTSIVVMVVVVTLEQLGVDTQILITVITVTVAAITAGMGLSFALGSRDIVTAILAGHYLRQTLPEGEAVEVDGRRGVVDQIGPIATTFRDGESKWSIPNRRLMDEVIGQ from the coding sequence ATGAATGAACAGTTTTCCGAGATCCAGACCCTGCTCGTCGACATGCTGAACGGCGTGGCGGCCTCGGCGATCGAGTTCCTGCCCAAGGCGGTCGGCGCGTTCGCCGTCTTCATGCTCGGCTGGCTGATCGCAAAGCTCGTCCGTGCGGTTCTCGTGCGTTCCATCCAGGTCTCCCTCGATGCCCTGCTCGAGCGCTCCGGCTTGATGGAGGCCCTCGAGCGGGCCTCGATCAGCGCCCAGCCCTCCCAGATCGTCGGTGGCCTCGCCTACTGGCTGATCCTGATCCTCTTCGTCATGGGCGCCGCCGAGATCGTCGGCCTCCACGCGGTCACCTCCGCGATCACCCGGATCCTCGGCTACATCCCGAGCGTGATCTCCGCCGCGCTGGTCCTCGCCGCCGGCGTCTTCCTCGCGCGCTTCATCGGAAACGTCGTGACCTCCGCCGCGAGCGCCGCGGGCCTGTCCTACGCGAAGGGTCTCGGGGCCGTCGCCCAGACGAGCATCGTCGTGATGGTCGTCGTCGTGACCCTCGAGCAGCTCGGGGTCGATACCCAGATCCTGATCACGGTGATCACCGTGACCGTCGCCGCGATCACCGCCGGCATGGGCCTCTCCTTCGCCCTCGGCTCCCGGGACATCGTGACCGCCATCCTGGCGGGCCACTATCTCCGGCAGACCCTGCCCGAAGGCGAGGCGGTCGAGGTCGACGGGCGCCGGGGCGTCGTCGACCAGATCGGGCCGATCGCGACGACGTTCCGGGACGGGGAGTCGAAGTGGTCGATCCCGAATCGCCGCCTGATGGACGAGGTCATCGGGCAGTAG
- a CDS encoding sigma-70 family RNA polymerase sigma factor — translation MVTMAVRPGGGSGKIRDRESLARPRAGRATIVERTRTASFVGRESRAAIVSEDDLQGQEGDPDRELVEQAQAELPYGTSAYNELVRKHSGRVYARSYGILRSTADAEEAVQDVFLAVFRNLPRFRFERPFVHWLNTVTLNACRMVLRKRASEQRKRKAAEEQAPPPERPEAPDVALRKLVLELLDALDPGTRVPLLLRYVEGYSYPELARELDLSESAVKMRVSRGTKKLKALYEARVGGEAAAFGRKRRGGA, via the coding sequence ATGGTCACGATGGCGGTGCGTCCGGGCGGCGGGAGCGGCAAGATTCGTGATCGCGAATCGCTCGCGCGCCCCCGCGCGGGGCGTGCGACGATCGTCGAGCGAACGCGAACGGCGAGCTTCGTGGGACGGGAGAGCAGGGCGGCGATTGTGAGCGAGGACGACCTGCAGGGGCAGGAGGGAGACCCCGATCGCGAGCTCGTGGAGCAGGCCCAGGCGGAGCTGCCCTACGGCACTTCGGCCTACAACGAGCTGGTGCGCAAACACTCGGGTCGAGTCTACGCGCGTTCGTACGGGATCCTCCGCTCGACCGCCGACGCCGAGGAGGCCGTCCAGGACGTCTTCCTCGCGGTCTTCCGCAACCTGCCTCGGTTCCGCTTCGAGCGCCCCTTCGTCCACTGGCTGAACACCGTCACCCTGAACGCCTGTCGGATGGTGCTCCGCAAGCGCGCCAGCGAGCAGCGCAAGCGCAAGGCGGCCGAGGAGCAGGCGCCGCCGCCGGAGCGACCCGAGGCGCCGGACGTCGCGCTCCGCAAGCTCGTCCTCGAGCTCCTCGACGCGCTCGATCCGGGCACCCGCGTGCCGCTCCTCCTACGCTACGTGGAGGGGTACAGCTACCCGGAGCTGGCCCGGGAGCTCGACCTGTCCGAGTCGGCGGTCAAGATGCGCGTCTCGCGCGGCACGAAGAAGCTGAAGGCGCTCTACGAAGCGCGCGTCGGCGGCGAGGCGGCCGCCTTCGGTCGCAAGCGCAGGGGAGGGGCGTAG
- a CDS encoding class II aldolase/adducin family protein, which produces MAEAATIDLGGDRAEDSPEAVRARRKRDVALGYRILAAQRWGDTGDGHISARDPERTDHFWVLRWGVSFHQATVADLVLIGPDGKIVEGEGAGGINVAAYYIHGPILAARPEAVSATHVHTGWGTPFAAERRPLLPITQESCIFFEDHALFDDEEVQIQDTDGGRRIAEALGQNRSVILANHGLLTVGQSVAEAVGSFVLMERVAEAHMKARDAKPISAAAARYAKADLIQYGAGVPAFHSLVSRHLGDPSVVET; this is translated from the coding sequence ATGGCCGAAGCAGCAACGATCGACCTCGGCGGCGACCGCGCCGAGGACTCTCCCGAAGCGGTCCGCGCCAGGCGCAAGCGCGACGTCGCCCTCGGCTACCGCATCCTCGCGGCCCAGCGCTGGGGCGACACCGGCGACGGTCACATCAGCGCGCGCGATCCCGAGCGGACGGACCATTTCTGGGTCCTGCGCTGGGGCGTGTCCTTCCATCAGGCGACCGTCGCCGATCTCGTGCTGATCGGCCCCGACGGCAAGATCGTCGAAGGCGAGGGCGCTGGCGGGATCAACGTCGCCGCCTACTACATCCACGGGCCGATTCTGGCCGCGCGCCCCGAGGCGGTCAGCGCCACCCACGTCCACACGGGCTGGGGGACGCCCTTCGCCGCAGAGCGGCGTCCGCTCCTGCCGATCACCCAGGAGTCCTGCATCTTCTTCGAGGACCACGCGCTCTTCGACGACGAAGAGGTCCAGATCCAGGACACCGACGGCGGGCGCCGGATCGCCGAGGCGCTCGGCCAGAACCGGTCCGTCATCCTGGCGAACCACGGCCTGCTCACGGTCGGACAGAGCGTCGCCGAGGCGGTCGGCAGCTTCGTCCTGATGGAGCGGGTGGCCGAGGCCCACATGAAGGCCCGGGACGCGAAGCCGATCTCGGCGGCGGCCGCGCGCTACGCGAAGGCCGACCTGATCCAGTACGGCGCCGGGGTGCCCGCCTTCCATTCGCTGGTGAGCCGTCATCTCGGGGACCCGAGCGTCGTCGAGACCTGA
- a CDS encoding amidase has protein sequence MDGYEDHDALALAALVASGDVTPHELLDAAIARVDARDEVLGAVVARFEDDARRAIDDGLPDGPFRGVPFLLKDLALAIPGSPLTHGSALYEGYVPTVESELVARYRRAGLVTFGRTHSPEFGLTTSTESRLFGQTRNPWKTTHTSGGSSGGASSAVAAGYLPLANASDGGGSIRIPASCCGLFGMKPARGRTPMGPQLGENWSGMSTIHAVSRSVRDSAALLDATSGADPGAPYAAPPPARPFLEEVGADPGRLRIAVQRLGFNGVAPHEDCEAALDEAIALCRVLGHEVEEAPFENLPEGLALAGVTIISASTRASLEERAADLGRPLEQGDVELGTWAMVELAGSRTATDYVNAVRTMHAAGRALAEHMTRFDVVLSPTMAIPPAPLGVLSLSNPDREAQTRTLLQTTGYTQLANLTGNPAMSVPLHWNEEGLPIGLQFMGRTDDEATLFRLAGQLERERPFFDRRPPLD, from the coding sequence GTGGATGGCTACGAGGACCATGATGCCCTCGCCCTCGCGGCGCTCGTCGCGAGCGGGGACGTGACGCCCCACGAGCTGCTCGACGCAGCGATCGCGCGGGTCGATGCCCGCGACGAAGTCCTGGGCGCGGTGGTCGCCCGATTCGAGGACGACGCGCGCCGGGCGATCGACGACGGTCTTCCCGACGGGCCCTTCCGCGGCGTGCCCTTCCTCCTCAAGGACCTCGCGCTGGCGATCCCCGGGTCGCCCCTGACCCACGGCAGCGCCCTCTACGAGGGATACGTCCCGACCGTCGAGAGCGAGCTCGTCGCGCGCTACCGCCGCGCGGGCCTCGTCACGTTCGGACGGACCCATTCCCCGGAGTTCGGGTTGACCACGTCCACCGAGTCGCGCCTCTTCGGGCAGACCCGCAATCCCTGGAAGACGACCCACACCTCCGGTGGCTCGTCCGGCGGCGCATCCTCGGCGGTCGCCGCCGGCTACCTGCCTCTCGCGAACGCCAGCGATGGAGGCGGCTCGATCCGGATCCCGGCTTCGTGCTGCGGCCTCTTCGGGATGAAGCCGGCCCGCGGGCGCACGCCGATGGGACCGCAGCTGGGTGAGAACTGGTCGGGGATGAGCACGATCCACGCGGTCTCCCGCTCGGTCCGCGACAGCGCGGCGCTCCTCGACGCGACGTCGGGGGCCGATCCGGGTGCGCCCTATGCCGCGCCGCCGCCGGCCCGTCCGTTCCTCGAGGAGGTCGGGGCGGATCCCGGTCGGCTGCGGATCGCGGTCCAGCGTCTCGGCTTCAACGGTGTGGCACCGCACGAGGACTGCGAGGCTGCACTCGACGAGGCGATCGCACTCTGTCGCGTGCTCGGGCACGAAGTCGAAGAGGCGCCCTTCGAGAACCTGCCGGAAGGGCTCGCCCTGGCCGGCGTCACGATCATCAGCGCGAGCACCCGGGCCTCCCTCGAGGAGCGTGCCGCGGATCTCGGTCGTCCCCTCGAGCAGGGCGACGTCGAGCTCGGCACCTGGGCGATGGTGGAGCTCGCCGGCTCGAGGACGGCCACGGACTACGTGAATGCGGTCCGGACGATGCACGCCGCAGGTCGCGCGCTCGCCGAACACATGACGCGCTTCGACGTCGTGCTCTCGCCGACGATGGCGATCCCGCCGGCGCCGCTCGGGGTGCTCTCGCTCTCGAATCCCGACCGGGAGGCGCAGACGCGGACGCTGCTCCAGACCACGGGCTACACCCAGCTGGCGAACCTGACGGGCAATCCGGCGATGTCGGTCCCGCTCCACTGGAATGAAGAGGGACTGCCGATCGGGCTGCAGTTCATGGGGCGAACCGACGACGAGGCGACGCTCTTCCGACTGGCGGGACAGCTCGAGCGGGAGCGCCCCTTCTTCGATCGTCGTCCCCCGCTCGACTGA
- a CDS encoding enoyl-CoA hydratase-related protein: MSDESRVLTDLDEEGVLLITMNRPEKKNAFDEDQWDAFCQALRDAEADPKVAVVVLTGAGGNFSSGADLGGFGGGERPPREDGFASGFFAAEATVLAFGKPLIAAVPGVAVGGGCTIAIASDIVYVGESLRARLPFANLGLVPEIASSYTLQSSIGRQRANELMFTAEWIDAAKAVELGMAARAYPDDALLAAALEKAREIAQWPISALVAIKKIMNQAHRAGIAAALDIEHDEMSKAQGSPENIEAIKAFIEKRPADFKQFRK, translated from the coding sequence ATGAGCGACGAATCCCGCGTGCTGACCGACCTCGACGAAGAGGGCGTGCTGCTGATCACGATGAATCGGCCCGAGAAGAAGAACGCCTTCGACGAGGATCAGTGGGACGCCTTCTGTCAGGCGCTGCGGGACGCGGAAGCCGACCCGAAGGTGGCGGTCGTGGTCCTGACCGGGGCCGGTGGGAACTTCTCTTCGGGGGCCGATCTCGGGGGCTTCGGCGGGGGCGAGCGCCCGCCGCGGGAGGACGGCTTCGCGAGCGGCTTCTTCGCCGCGGAGGCGACGGTGCTGGCCTTCGGCAAGCCGCTGATCGCGGCGGTCCCCGGAGTGGCCGTGGGGGGAGGCTGCACGATCGCGATCGCCTCGGACATCGTCTACGTCGGCGAGAGTCTGCGGGCGCGGCTCCCCTTCGCGAACCTCGGCCTCGTGCCCGAGATCGCGAGTAGCTACACGCTCCAGAGCTCGATCGGCCGACAGCGCGCGAACGAGCTGATGTTCACCGCGGAGTGGATCGATGCGGCGAAGGCCGTCGAACTCGGGATGGCGGCGCGGGCCTACCCGGACGACGCGCTCCTGGCGGCGGCCCTCGAGAAGGCCCGCGAGATCGCGCAGTGGCCGATCTCGGCGCTGGTCGCGATCAAGAAGATCATGAACCAGGCCCACCGGGCCGGAATCGCCGCAGCCCTCGACATCGAGCACGACGAGATGTCGAAGGCCCAGGGCTCGCCGGAGAACATCGAGGCGATCAAGGCCTTCATCGAGAAGCGTCCCGCCGACTTCAAACAGTTCCGGAAGTAG
- a CDS encoding RDD family protein has protein sequence MSDPLDAHAYDPPQSSLLPDEARTTADDASRSSRFVAASIDAVLQMAIYFPLMSLLGRLELSEASAVPPETAGEVFGALFTLPALVDVFIDNALSLALFVTLHGYLLADRGQTIGKRMLGIRIVGVDGRLVSFTRVFWIREASLYAVAVVPVVGSFVVLFELLLIFGSARRCGHDHLAGTRVVVAD, from the coding sequence GTGTCGGATCCGCTGGACGCTCACGCCTACGACCCCCCGCAGTCCTCTCTGCTCCCCGACGAGGCTCGCACGACCGCGGACGACGCGAGCCGCTCGTCGCGGTTCGTCGCCGCGTCCATCGACGCCGTTCTCCAGATGGCCATCTACTTCCCGCTCATGTCGTTGCTCGGCCGGCTCGAGCTCTCCGAGGCGTCCGCCGTTCCGCCGGAGACGGCCGGAGAGGTGTTCGGGGCGCTGTTCACCTTGCCCGCCCTGGTCGATGTCTTCATCGACAACGCCCTCTCTCTTGCGCTCTTCGTGACGCTCCATGGCTATCTGCTCGCCGATCGGGGTCAGACGATCGGGAAACGCATGCTCGGGATTCGTATCGTGGGTGTCGACGGGCGGCTGGTCTCCTTCACCCGCGTGTTCTGGATCCGAGAGGCCTCGCTCTATGCGGTCGCGGTCGTGCCCGTCGTCGGATCCTTCGTCGTGCTCTTCGAGCTGCTGCTGATCTTCGGCTCGGCTCGCCGCTGCGGACACGACCATCTGGCCGGCACGAGAGTCGTCGTCGCCGACTGA
- a CDS encoding acyl-CoA dehydrogenase family protein encodes MDFEIPQDLQDYLDELDRFIEAEIRPLEEENDNVRFFDHRREDARTNWEEGGRPTEEWEALLREAKRRADAAGHYRYAFPEEYGGRDGTNLGMAVIREHLARKGLGLHNDLQNEHSIVGNSVGLLLLLHYGSEEQKANWLEDAAAGRRGFTFGITESAHGSDATHMETSGVRDGDDWILNGEKSWNTGIHNAAHAMVMARTDGGPGDGHGITAFLVPTDSEGFKVEELLWTFNMPTDHGRFTMQDVRVPHSSIFGEEGRGLQVVQHFFNENRIRQAASSLGAAQFCIDESIEYAKTRAPFGKPLATNQGIQFPLVELQTQCEMLRALIHKTAWQMDQYGAFSVSDKVSMCNYWSNRLCCEAADRAMQVHGGLGYSRHKPFEHIYRHHRRYRITEGAEEIQMRRVAGYLFGFMKQRAPKGVQED; translated from the coding sequence TTGGATTTCGAGATTCCGCAGGACCTGCAGGACTACCTCGACGAGCTCGACCGCTTCATCGAGGCCGAGATCCGGCCGCTCGAGGAGGAAAACGACAACGTCCGCTTCTTCGACCATCGGCGAGAGGACGCGCGCACAAACTGGGAAGAGGGCGGGCGACCGACCGAGGAATGGGAGGCGCTCCTGAGAGAGGCGAAGCGGCGCGCGGACGCGGCCGGTCATTATCGCTACGCCTTCCCCGAGGAGTACGGCGGCCGGGACGGCACCAACCTCGGGATGGCCGTGATCCGCGAGCACCTCGCGCGGAAGGGGCTGGGGCTCCACAACGACCTCCAGAACGAGCACTCGATCGTCGGGAACAGCGTCGGCCTCCTGCTGCTCCTGCACTACGGAAGCGAGGAGCAGAAGGCGAACTGGCTCGAGGACGCTGCGGCCGGGCGGCGCGGCTTCACGTTCGGCATCACCGAGAGCGCTCACGGCTCCGACGCGACGCACATGGAGACGAGCGGCGTCCGCGATGGCGACGACTGGATCCTGAACGGCGAGAAGAGCTGGAACACCGGCATCCACAACGCCGCCCACGCGATGGTGATGGCGCGGACCGACGGCGGGCCCGGCGACGGCCACGGGATCACCGCGTTCCTCGTGCCGACGGATAGCGAGGGCTTCAAGGTCGAGGAGCTCCTCTGGACCTTCAACATGCCGACGGACCACGGCCGCTTCACGATGCAGGACGTCCGGGTTCCGCACTCGTCGATCTTCGGGGAAGAGGGGCGGGGCCTGCAGGTCGTCCAGCACTTCTTCAACGAGAACCGGATCCGTCAGGCGGCGTCGTCTCTCGGCGCCGCCCAGTTCTGCATCGACGAGTCGATCGAGTATGCGAAGACCCGCGCGCCCTTCGGCAAGCCCCTCGCCACGAACCAGGGCATCCAGTTCCCGCTCGTCGAGCTCCAGACCCAGTGCGAGATGCTCCGGGCGCTGATCCACAAGACGGCCTGGCAGATGGACCAGTACGGGGCCTTCTCGGTCTCGGACAAGGTCTCGATGTGCAACTACTGGTCGAATCGGCTCTGCTGCGAGGCGGCGGACCGCGCCATGCAGGTCCACGGCGGTCTCGGCTACTCGCGCCACAAGCCCTTCGAGCACATCTACCGACACCACCGCCGCTACCGGATCACCGAGGGCGCGGAGGAGATCCAGATGCGGCGCGTCGCGGGCTACCTCTTCGGCTTCATGAAGCAGAGGGCGCCGAAGGGCGTGCAGGAAGACTGA
- a CDS encoding phosphotransferase family protein, protein MEDFDARLAAALTRGLSDFAALVSVRRLSGGASQETYRVEIEATGGPRTLAFRRAAGGGSKERTGANPGPGLAGEARLMQVARQVGVPEPAVVLVLEEDDGLGEGFLMEWLEGETLGGKILKDPALEAVRPTLAFECGRILARIHGVDPVAAGLSSFLEEQSTRAYVEQLWAGYRAYDTPQPMIDYTARWLLDHLPEPIYDTPRLVHNDFRNGNLMITPDGIMAVLDWEVAYLGDPVRDLGWICTNSWRFGRHDQPVGGFGSRESLLEGYETESGIRITPDHLRWWEVFGSFWWAVGTLQMAAMYRGGVDASVERPGIARRSSECQVDCANLIIPGPVELVAEGPAASSLDMPRTDELLESVRDFLRNDLRGRLKGRDAFLSLVASNSLDIVLRELTRGPAHVAAEQARLVALLGAEAAEPIDALRRRLAEGLRDGSVALDRPGLADHLRVTVVNQLAIDQPRYSGLAAALAANED, encoded by the coding sequence ATGGAAGACTTCGACGCCCGACTCGCCGCGGCGCTCACGCGCGGACTCTCCGACTTCGCCGCGCTCGTGTCCGTTCGTCGACTCTCCGGCGGAGCGAGTCAGGAGACCTATCGCGTCGAGATCGAGGCGACCGGCGGGCCGCGGACCCTGGCGTTCCGCCGCGCGGCCGGTGGTGGTTCGAAGGAGCGCACGGGCGCGAACCCGGGACCCGGTCTCGCGGGCGAGGCGCGGCTCATGCAGGTCGCCCGGCAGGTGGGGGTGCCGGAGCCTGCGGTCGTACTGGTGCTCGAGGAGGACGACGGCCTCGGCGAGGGCTTCCTCATGGAGTGGCTCGAGGGCGAGACCCTCGGCGGAAAGATCCTGAAGGATCCGGCGCTCGAGGCCGTCCGTCCGACGCTGGCCTTCGAGTGCGGTCGGATCCTGGCGCGGATCCACGGTGTCGATCCCGTCGCCGCCGGGCTGTCTTCGTTCCTCGAAGAGCAGTCGACCCGGGCCTACGTGGAGCAGCTCTGGGCGGGCTATCGCGCCTACGACACCCCGCAGCCGATGATCGACTACACGGCGCGTTGGCTGCTCGACCATCTCCCCGAGCCGATCTACGACACGCCGCGCCTCGTCCACAACGATTTCCGGAACGGCAACCTGATGATCACGCCGGACGGGATCATGGCCGTGCTCGACTGGGAGGTCGCCTATCTCGGCGACCCCGTACGCGACCTCGGCTGGATCTGCACCAACTCCTGGCGCTTCGGTCGCCACGACCAGCCCGTGGGTGGCTTCGGCTCGCGCGAGTCGCTCCTCGAGGGCTACGAAACCGAATCGGGGATCCGGATCACGCCGGATCACCTTCGCTGGTGGGAGGTCTTCGGTTCGTTCTGGTGGGCGGTCGGGACGCTGCAGATGGCGGCGATGTATCGGGGCGGCGTGGACGCGAGCGTCGAACGACCGGGGATCGCGCGACGCAGCTCCGAGTGTCAGGTCGACTGCGCGAACCTGATCATCCCCGGTCCCGTCGAGCTCGTCGCGGAGGGACCGGCGGCGAGCTCGCTCGACATGCCGCGGACCGACGAGCTGCTGGAGAGCGTGCGCGACTTCCTGAGGAACGACCTGCGCGGGCGACTGAAGGGGCGGGATGCGTTCCTGTCGCTCGTGGCCTCGAACTCCCTCGACATCGTGCTTCGCGAGCTCACCCGCGGACCCGCCCACGTCGCCGCCGAGCAGGCGCGTCTCGTCGCGCTGCTCGGAGCCGAGGCCGCCGAGCCGATCGACGCGCTTCGGCGACGCCTCGCCGAGGGGCTGCGCGACGGCTCCGTCGCGCTCGATCGTCCCGGTCTCGCGGATCACCTCCGCGTGACCGTCGTGAACCAGCTCGCCATCGACCAACCCCGCTACTCGGGACTCGCCGCCGCGCTCGCGGCGAACGAGGACTGA